The Arenibacter algicola region ATGAATTTTGGTCGAATACGACCACATCGACCTTTTTGAGTATTTTTCTGTCCAAGCCCAACATTTGAGTTAATCCTTCCTCGGCCAAGGTGTTGGTATGAAAATAGATGGCATCTACCCCAACATCCTGTACCAATTCTTTTACCACCCTTTTCATATCTGCTTTAAGGGACCTGTGATTAATTCTTTTGATCAATTCGGTATCTACGGTCAAGCCGGCCTTTTTAAGAGCTTCTACGTAGCCCTGAAGTCTTTCTTTGTAGTGGTGCAAGCTTGAATTGTAAAGCACGGCACCTATTTTTTTATTTCCCTTTCCCAGTAAATAATTGGTAGCCTGCATAGAGGCCTTAAAATTGTCTACGGTGACGTAATTGGTTTTAAGATCATTGAAAAATCTATCTATCAAAACAAAGGGAATTCCCGCTTTTGCCAGGTCGGCAATAATATCTTTGGAACCTTCGGGGGCCGCGATAATAAAACCATCGACCTGTCTCATTTTTAGAAAATCCAAAACTTTGTTGAATTTCTCTACCTTTTCGTCCGAAGATCCGAATATTACCGTATAGTCCTGGGAAAATGCCTCGTCCTCTATAGTCCTGGCCAAATTGGAGAAGAAGGGGTTGGAAATATCCGCCACTATAACTCCTATGGACCTTGTTTTGTTGGTTTTAAGACTTCTTGCATTCCAGTTGGGGTGATAGTTCAATTCCTTGGCTACCTCCCTTATTCTTTTTGCAGTCTTTTCGGATACCCTGTTTTCTTTTCCTTTATTGCTAAGAACATATGAAACCAAGGGTATGGAAACACCCACAATTTTTGCGATATCCTTTAATGATGTTTTAGGCTTCATGTTCGTCTTAGGTTAAAATTGTCGGTACCAATCAGATTTTAATTCGCTGTTAAACAATAAATTAACATGAGTTCGATATGTATTTTATTTAAAATCAGTTGTTTATATGACATCTGTCCGGTCGAGCGGAGTCGAGGCCTCATTGTAAATACATTACAGTAAAATAACCTCTCGACTCCTCTCGAGGGGACCGTAGCATTTAATATAACTTACATTAAATCAATGTGTTGATAATATTTTTATGTCGAACTCACGTTAAGTTATTTAATTTAGTGGGCAATAAATCCAAGATGTTAAAATTACGAAATTCATACTAAATAGAGATAATCTACCTTATGAGGTATTTGATTACATAATCCTATTGTTGCGC contains the following coding sequences:
- a CDS encoding LacI family DNA-binding transcriptional regulator; its protein translation is MKPKTSLKDIAKIVGVSIPLVSYVLSNKGKENRVSEKTAKRIREVAKELNYHPNWNARSLKTNKTRSIGVIVADISNPFFSNLARTIEDEAFSQDYTVIFGSSDEKVEKFNKVLDFLKMRQVDGFIIAAPEGSKDIIADLAKAGIPFVLIDRFFNDLKTNYVTVDNFKASMQATNYLLGKGNKKIGAVLYNSSLHHYKERLQGYVEALKKAGLTVDTELIKRINHRSLKADMKRVVKELVQDVGVDAIYFHTNTLAEEGLTQMLGLDRKILKKVDVVVFDQNSSYNFLEDPIPYLHQPIKEIGQKALRILIEQIQEPTLELQQISFDARLESSSLEP